DNA from Gramella sp. MAR_2010_147:
ACGAGATCGTTTTGAGATTTGACATACGGGATGCAATGAAATATGTAAGTTCACCAAGGTTTTTTTAAAACCCTATCGGAATACTTTAAACATAAATTAAAGGCGATTAAATTCTTATCAACTATATCTAATATGTAGGGAATACCGTTAAATCTGGAGAATTGAATATTTTGAAGAAACGATAAATATTATTAAAGGAATATCATCTGTGATAAGCTTAAAAAATCCCATATTCAGAATCGCTGAAGTCAGATAAGATCAGGTGCGTCGTAGGCTCTCCAAAAAGCAAAAGCCGGTCTATGAATTGCTGAAGATGCGACTGATCTTTCAGCACTACTTTCATAAAAATATTATGTGGTCCGGTAATTCTAAACAACTCTTTAATCTCCGGAAAATCATGCACCTGCTTATTAAAATCCTTTAATTTCCCGCTGAACATTTTTAACATGATCATCACTTCCAGCCCATACCCCAGTTTATTATAGTTCAGCTGAATTTTATAAGCCTTGATCACATTCGTCTCTTCAAGTTTTTGTACCCGTTCCCTAACCGAAGAAGGTGAAAGGCCTATTTGCTTTCCAATTTCAACAAAGGATGCTCTTGAATTTAACTGAAGTCTGCTTATAATTTTAAGATCTATTGCGTCTACCATAAAATAACCTGTAAAAAGTTTAAAATTATATTTTTATGCGGAAAAATCAAATAAAATCCGTTGAATCAATTTTAAAGACTATCCATCTACAAGTACTTTTACGCTATGGATGTGATGCTTTTATTATTGATAATTGGAATATTTGTCGGGTTTTTTATTCAAACCATTATTGGCTTTGCAGGCGCGCTCATTGCCCTTCCTTTTTTACTCTTTGTTATGCCTTTGCCCAGCGCCATCGCGTATCTGTCTATTTTTTATTTGATCTCCACCCCTTACTACGTTTATAAAGAGCGCCATAATATTGACAAACAATTATTAATGAGACTGGCGATCTCCTCGC
Protein-coding regions in this window:
- a CDS encoding Lrp/AsnC family transcriptional regulator, whose amino-acid sequence is MVDAIDLKIISRLQLNSRASFVEIGKQIGLSPSSVRERVQKLEETNVIKAYKIQLNYNKLGYGLEVMIMLKMFSGKLKDFNKQVHDFPEIKELFRITGPHNIFMKVVLKDQSHLQQFIDRLLLFGEPTTHLILSDFSDSEYGIF